The window GCTCGCTTGCTCCTATGCTTGCGCCAAGTTTTGGTTCTTTGCTACTTCAATTTTTTTCTTGGCATAGTATTTTTGCGACTTTATTTGCTTTAGGTGTGCTTTTACTCGCACTTATAGTCTTTTGGCTTAAAGAATCAGCCCCACCACAAAAAGATGTGAAATTCTCAAACAAAGAAACCTTGCAATCCTATGCTTTTGTGCTTAAAGACAAGCCTTTTTTAGCCTATGTTGTCGCTGGAGCCTTAGCTATGGGCGGAATGTTTGCCTATATCACAAGCTCCTCGTATATCTTTAGTGAAATGTTTGATTTGAGTAAGCAAGAATATGGGATTTTATTTGGAGTGAATGCTCTTGGTTTTGTCATCTTTGCAAATATCAATGCAAAAATAGTGCTTAAATCCTCACCTTTCATTATCTTACCGCGTGCCTTTGTTGTGATGTTTATTATCAGCGTATTGTTGTTTGCGCTTCATTTTTCAGATAGCTTTTTAGCCTTTGAATTACCTTTGTTTTTTGTCATCGCTATGCTTGGCTTTTTGATGCCAAATTTAACCACCATAGCTATGGCTAGATTTAAAGAGCATTCTGGAACCGCTTCTGCTGTGCTTGGAAGTATTCAGTTTGGCTTTGCTGGCTTGATCTCATTTTTAGTGGGTAAGTTTAATGCTAATGATACTTTTTCTTTAGCTCTTATCATGGTGATTTGTTGTTTTTTAGCAATGATGATTTATGTTGTGGGAAGTAAATTCAAAGAGTGAAAAATCACTCTTTGATGAGGCTACTTGCTAAACAATTCTTCACATTCTTCTTTAGTAATGAAGCTTAAATTTGGGCGTCCAACCCATACTCCAGCTATAACTTCACTTTCCACGCAATATATCTTACCTCTTGTAGGTGTAAAATATAAAAATGAGTATTGCCCTAAGTCAGTAGTTGAAGTAATTAAAGCCAAAGGTTTGTTTTCCTCTACACTTAGAATTTTAGCAATTTTGCTTGGATTCATTACAACTCCCAAGTGTTCATCAAAGTGAAGGTGATTTATAAGTGTATCGTCTTGCAATTTTGGAGCCTTATTAACATTTAGATCAAAATTAACAATCGTTCCCCAAAAATTAGCAGGTCTTACTGCATACACACGAATTTGATCTTGTGCTGGGTTTTCAAGCACGCTATTTTCATCTACATTAAAACCCAAAGATGCGCTTTGTTCTTGATTATATACAAGATGATTTGGTGTAGCCGCGCATGCACTGAAAACTAGAGCAAAAAAAGCCAAAGCAATCATAAAAAAAAGTATTTTTTGTCAAAATTTGTTTCATTGTATATCCCTATTTATAATCATTAAAACGAGTAAATATATCTTACAAAAAAATCAAATTGTTGTTTGGCTTCAACCGAGAATGAGCCATAAGGTGTGTCAATATCAGCTTTTGATGTTGAAAAGGGCACTTTGACTCCAAATTCAAAAGAAGAACCTGATCCGTTGTTGGTTTGTGAATAAAATCTATAGCCTATATTACCAACTAGACCACTTTCGCTTGCACTTTTACCATAGGTTTGGGTAAGGAAATAACTTGAATTACGGATTTCTACAGCCATAATATCTTTACTCCATTTTGTATTCACAAAGCCAAGTCCAGCAAACAAACCATGAGAAGAGCGTTTAGAATCGATAAAGTTATAAAGCATATCTACATACGCTCCATAACTTGAGTTTGCAAGTATAAGTGACGCGGAAGGGCTAGCTTCATTTTTTTTACTGGAAATTTTAGCTTCAATATCAGCATAAGCCCTTAAACCAAATTTTGGGGTAATAAAATACTTATATCCAGCCAAAAACCCAAGACCTAAAGTAGATCCTGATGCAGATGAATTCGACATAGTCGCAGATGAACTGCTTGTTATTTCGCCATTCGTTTTTATAAACCCAGCACTCATGCCAGCACCCAAGATAATCCCGCTTTCTTCAGCAAAAAGAGCTTTTGTAAAGGCAAGCAAGAAACAAAACATGAAAACTATCTTTTTCATTCTAACTCCTCTTAGAAAAATATAAAATAGCTGATATTCTACCCCCCCCCCCCCTGAAGAAAAGCTTAAATTTAAGTTTAATTAAATATT is drawn from Campylobacter sp. MIT 12-8780 and contains these coding sequences:
- a CDS encoding outer membrane beta-barrel protein — encoded protein: MFCFLLAFTKALFAEESGIILGAGMSAGFIKTNGEITSSSSATMSNSSASGSTLGLGFLAGYKYFITPKFGLRAYADIEAKISSKKNEASPSASLILANSSYGAYVDMLYNFIDSKRSSHGLFAGLGFVNTKWSKDIMAVEIRNSSYFLTQTYGKSASESGLVGNIGYRFYSQTNNGSGSSFEFGVKVPFSTSKADIDTPYGSFSVEAKQQFDFFVRYIYSF
- a CDS encoding multidrug effflux MFS transporter; translation: MQKTTQIQGFHKFKLIFILALMSSVAPLSTDMYLPALENVQHSFQTSPYLTQLSLASFFIAFALGQLIYGPLSDVFGRKKPLYVGIGLFILSSLGCFLIDNIYAFIFLRFLEALGGCAGVVIARAVVNDLFELKEAAAVFALMMVVSSLAPMLAPSFGSLLLQFFSWHSIFATLFALGVLLLALIVFWLKESAPPQKDVKFSNKETLQSYAFVLKDKPFLAYVVAGALAMGGMFAYITSSSYIFSEMFDLSKQEYGILFGVNALGFVIFANINAKIVLKSSPFIILPRAFVVMFIISVLLFALHFSDSFLAFELPLFFVIAMLGFLMPNLTTIAMARFKEHSGTASAVLGSIQFGFAGLISFLVGKFNANDTFSLALIMVICCFLAMMIYVVGSKFKE